One part of the Phycisphaerae bacterium genome encodes these proteins:
- a CDS encoding ORF6N domain-containing protein, giving the protein MAKRTQPAQTALKDNADLVPLTRIEQSIFVIRGQRVMLDAALAAFYEVSTKRLNEQVKRNPERFPADFVFQLTADEAESLRSQNATLDVIGPLAQRDDPEGSLRGKHSKYRPYAFTEHGALMAATVLKSPRAVQVSVLVVRAFVRLRHILAEHRELARRIEALEREFADRTDAHEQHIRRLYDLLDELMNPPPPPRKGRIGFVGG; this is encoded by the coding sequence ATGGCAAAGCGCACACAGCCAGCTCAGACCGCCCTGAAGGACAACGCTGACCTGGTTCCGCTGACGCGCATCGAGCAATCGATCTTCGTCATACGCGGCCAACGTGTCATGCTGGACGCTGCGCTCGCGGCGTTCTATGAAGTCTCGACCAAGCGGCTGAACGAGCAGGTCAAACGCAACCCGGAGCGTTTCCCGGCCGACTTCGTGTTCCAACTCACGGCGGACGAGGCCGAGTCTTTAAGGTCGCAAAATGCGACCTTAGACGTTATCGGGCCTCTCGCCCAGAGGGACGATCCAGAGGGTTCGCTGCGCGGCAAGCATTCGAAGTACCGCCCCTACGCCTTCACCGAGCACGGCGCCCTCATGGCTGCCACTGTGCTGAAGTCACCACGCGCCGTCCAGGTCAGTGTGCTCGTCGTCCGGGCGTTCGTCCGACTGCGGCACATCCTCGCCGAGCATCGCGAGCTGGCCCGCCGGATCGAAGCCCTCGAACGCGAGTTCGCCGACCGGACTGATGCGCACGAGCAGCACATTCGCCGCCTTTACGACCTTCTCGACGAGCTGATGAACCCGCCGCCCCCGCCGCGGAAAGGCCGGATCGGGTTTGTCGGCGGATAG
- a CDS encoding sigma-70 family RNA polymerase sigma factor: MDPRSDEQLLAEHLAGKAGAFDLLVARYVEDLYSFFQRFVGNAAAADDLVQETFLQVHLAAGTFDPQRAFKPWLYTVAANKGRDYMRARGRRPVQSLDGPGAGAEGPSGAALLEAGDTSAVEEYETEERKELVRTLIAKLAEPQRLILVLGYYQKLPYSEIADILGVPVGTVKSRLHAAVGAFARLWAAQAPTTTPER; the protein is encoded by the coding sequence TTGGACCCGAGAAGCGACGAGCAACTGCTGGCCGAGCACCTCGCCGGGAAAGCCGGTGCCTTCGACCTGCTCGTCGCGCGATACGTGGAAGACCTGTACAGCTTCTTCCAGCGTTTCGTCGGGAACGCCGCGGCGGCGGATGACCTGGTGCAGGAGACGTTCCTGCAGGTGCACCTGGCGGCCGGGACGTTCGACCCGCAGCGGGCGTTCAAGCCGTGGCTGTACACGGTGGCGGCCAACAAGGGCCGCGACTACATGCGGGCCCGCGGGCGACGGCCGGTGCAGTCGCTCGATGGTCCGGGAGCGGGTGCGGAGGGGCCATCGGGCGCCGCCCTGCTCGAAGCGGGTGACACGTCGGCGGTCGAAGAATACGAGACGGAAGAACGGAAAGAACTGGTGCGTACGTTGATCGCGAAACTGGCGGAACCCCAACGGCTGATTCTGGTGCTGGGCTACTACCAGAAACTGCCGTACTCGGAGATCGCCGACATCCTCGGCGTCCCGGTCGGGACCGTCAAATCGCGGCTGCACGCGGCAGTCGGCGCGTTCGCCAGACTGTGGGCGGCCCAGGCCCCCACAACTACCCCGGAGCGGTGA
- the pckA gene encoding phosphoenolpyruvate carboxykinase (ATP): protein MPKYLEFDTPATRQAGDWASDHKLHNLGLQYLDRVFWNLPSEALYEEAIFRNEGHLAAGGAFVVATGQHTARAAADKFIVQEESTQDKIWWGEYNRPFSAEKFNSLIARMQSYLIGEELYVQDCYAGADPNYRLPIRVITEKAWHSAFARNMFIPVQTQDEAKRFVPDFTVVALTGFKCDPRIDGTRSETAILLNYGQRLAIIANSSYGGEIKKSVFTIMNFLLPNDGVLAMHCSANVGAAGDAALFFGLSGTGKTTLSADPKRKLIGDDEHGWSDDGVFNFEGGCYAKVIRLSAEHEPQIYACTHRFGTILENVVYDPTTRKIDLNDDRLTENTRCSYPLEFIPNVVPEKMTRTHPKNVIFLTCDASGVLPPIARLNPAQAMYHFISGYTSKIAGTEIGLGIEPQITFSTCFGAPFMVHHPSVYAELLKQKMAKHGVTCWLVNTGWTGGSFGVGKRISIRHTRNLLNAALDGQLQKVEYRKDKLFGFDVPTACPDVPQDVLDPSSTWGNKDEYWKKYDALAARFIENFKLFSSGCAEEVIKAGPQRLNQL from the coding sequence ATGCCGAAGTACCTCGAGTTCGACACCCCCGCGACTAGGCAGGCCGGCGATTGGGCCAGCGACCATAAGCTGCACAACCTGGGGCTCCAGTACCTCGACCGCGTCTTCTGGAACCTCCCCAGCGAGGCGCTCTACGAAGAGGCCATCTTCCGCAACGAAGGGCACCTGGCGGCCGGCGGAGCGTTTGTCGTCGCCACTGGCCAGCACACCGCCCGCGCCGCCGCCGACAAGTTCATCGTTCAGGAAGAATCCACCCAGGACAAGATCTGGTGGGGCGAGTACAACCGGCCGTTCAGCGCCGAGAAGTTCAACAGCCTCATCGCCCGCATGCAGTCCTACCTCATCGGCGAGGAGCTCTACGTCCAGGACTGCTACGCCGGCGCCGACCCGAACTACCGCCTGCCCATTCGCGTGATCACCGAGAAGGCCTGGCACAGCGCCTTCGCGCGCAACATGTTCATCCCGGTGCAGACGCAGGACGAGGCCAAGCGCTTCGTGCCGGACTTCACGGTCGTCGCGCTGACCGGCTTCAAGTGCGATCCGCGCATCGACGGCACGCGCAGCGAGACGGCCATCCTGCTCAACTACGGCCAGCGCCTGGCCATCATCGCCAACAGCTCGTACGGCGGTGAGATCAAGAAGAGCGTCTTCACCATCATGAACTTCCTGTTGCCCAACGACGGCGTGCTGGCGATGCACTGCTCGGCCAACGTCGGCGCCGCCGGCGACGCCGCCCTATTCTTCGGCCTGTCCGGCACGGGTAAGACGACGCTGTCGGCCGACCCCAAGCGCAAGCTGATCGGCGACGACGAGCACGGCTGGAGCGACGACGGCGTGTTCAATTTCGAGGGCGGCTGCTACGCGAAGGTGATCCGCCTGTCCGCCGAGCATGAGCCGCAGATCTACGCCTGCACGCATCGCTTCGGCACGATCCTCGAGAACGTGGTCTATGATCCGACCACCCGCAAGATCGACCTCAACGACGACCGCCTCACCGAGAACACGCGCTGCTCGTATCCGCTCGAGTTCATCCCCAACGTCGTCCCGGAGAAGATGACCCGCACGCACCCGAAAAACGTGATCTTCCTGACGTGCGACGCATCCGGCGTCCTGCCGCCGATCGCGCGGCTCAATCCGGCGCAGGCCATGTACCACTTCATTAGCGGCTACACGTCGAAGATCGCCGGCACCGAGATCGGCCTCGGCATCGAGCCGCAGATCACGTTCAGCACGTGTTTCGGCGCGCCTTTCATGGTCCACCACCCGTCGGTCTACGCCGAGTTGCTGAAACAGAAGATGGCCAAGCACGGCGTCACCTGCTGGCTGGTGAACACCGGCTGGACCGGCGGCTCGTTCGGCGTCGGCAAGCGCATCAGCATTCGCCACACGCGGAACCTGCTGAACGCGGCCCTCGACGGCCAGCTCCAGAAGGTGGAGTACCGCAAGGACAAGCTGTTCGGCTTCGACGTGCCGACCGCGTGCCCGGACGTGCCGCAGGACGTGCTCGACCCGAGCAGCACGTGGGGCAACAAGGACGAGTACTGGAAGAAGTACGACGCCCTCGCGGCGCGTTTCATCGAGAACTTCAAGCTGTTCTCTTCCGGCTGTGCGGAGGAGGTCATCAAGGCCGGCCCACAGCGCCTGAATCAGCTATAG
- the mgtE gene encoding magnesium transporter — MPIDEHESAADERPAELPPDPAALAQEHPADIADVIEALPPEEGAHVLAALPPAAAADALEQMDEEDAEEYVEELAPETAASAVGEMALDDAADLLAELPDERRAEILEKLAPEDRAQLEDLMAYPPDSAGGIMSPEVTALSQDLTVPQAIAELRRIADTSEQVYYTYVVDGAKRLVGVLSLRDLLLARETRRLRDIMIPDLVTVPATMDREEVAALLTKYGYYALPVVDAQNRLLGIVTVDDVMDVIEEEATEDMQRMVGAGADEHIESPVLLVLRRRVPWLLINLATAFLASFVVGAFESTLRELTALAVLLPIVAGQAGNSGLQSMAVMIRSIATGETRGLVLAWVLLREVWIGLGTGALIGVTCAVASYLWRHDLGISLVLGAAMVACMLIATVSGALVPWCMKRLGFDPAQSASIILTTITDVTGFGIFLGLGTLLLVTQGT, encoded by the coding sequence ATGCCGATTGACGAGCACGAATCCGCCGCGGACGAGCGCCCCGCGGAGCTGCCACCCGACCCGGCGGCGCTGGCGCAGGAGCACCCGGCCGACATTGCCGACGTGATTGAAGCGCTGCCGCCCGAGGAAGGCGCGCACGTGCTCGCCGCCCTGCCGCCCGCGGCCGCCGCTGACGCCCTCGAGCAAATGGACGAGGAGGACGCGGAGGAGTACGTCGAGGAGCTTGCGCCGGAGACCGCGGCCAGCGCGGTCGGCGAGATGGCCCTGGACGACGCCGCCGACCTGCTGGCCGAGTTGCCGGACGAGCGCCGGGCCGAGATTCTGGAGAAGCTGGCGCCGGAGGACCGCGCGCAGCTCGAAGACCTGATGGCATATCCGCCGGACAGCGCCGGCGGCATCATGTCGCCGGAAGTCACGGCCCTGTCGCAGGACCTGACCGTGCCGCAGGCCATCGCCGAGCTGCGGCGGATCGCGGACACGTCCGAGCAGGTTTACTACACATACGTGGTGGATGGCGCCAAGCGGCTGGTGGGCGTGCTCTCGCTACGCGATCTGCTGTTGGCGCGCGAGACGCGGCGGCTGCGTGACATCATGATCCCGGACCTGGTCACCGTGCCGGCGACGATGGACCGCGAGGAGGTCGCCGCGCTGCTGACGAAGTACGGGTACTACGCTTTGCCGGTCGTTGATGCACAGAACCGCCTGCTGGGGATCGTCACGGTCGACGACGTCATGGACGTGATCGAGGAAGAGGCGACCGAGGACATGCAGCGCATGGTGGGTGCCGGTGCGGACGAGCACATCGAGTCGCCGGTGCTGCTTGTCCTGCGTCGCCGCGTGCCGTGGCTGCTCATCAACCTCGCGACGGCGTTTTTGGCGTCGTTCGTCGTGGGGGCTTTCGAGAGCACGCTCAGGGAGCTGACCGCGCTAGCGGTCCTGCTGCCGATCGTCGCGGGCCAGGCGGGCAACTCCGGCCTGCAGTCCATGGCGGTGATGATCCGCAGCATTGCGACCGGCGAGACGCGCGGGCTGGTGCTGGCGTGGGTGCTGCTGCGCGAGGTGTGGATCGGCCTGGGCACGGGCGCGTTGATCGGAGTAACCTGCGCGGTGGCGAGTTACCTCTGGCGGCACGATCTTGGCATATCGCTGGTGCTGGGCGCGGCGATGGTGGCCTGCATGTTGATCGCGACGGTCAGCGGTGCGCTGGTCCCATGGTGCATGAAACGCCTTGGCTTCGATCCGGCACAGTCGGCCAGTATCATCCTGACGACGATCACCGATGTGACCGGCTTTGGCATCTTTCTCGGGCTGGGCACGCTGCTGCTGGTGACGCAGGGGACGTAG
- a CDS encoding spore maturation protein translates to MAAATLFKLVVNQISLLTIPVLFFVIIGFAMLKRVKVYESFITGGKEGFNIFLQVMPYIVAILVAIGMFRMCGALEYLSELLAPATLLIGMPPETLPVALMKPLSGSGSLGLVAEVVQAAPDSFTAKVASTMFGSTDTTFYIIALYFGSVGIKKIRHAMVAGLIADAAGLLAAVWICHAVFK, encoded by the coding sequence ATGGCCGCCGCGACGCTCTTCAAGCTGGTCGTCAACCAGATCTCGCTGTTGACGATTCCCGTGCTATTCTTTGTGATCATCGGCTTTGCCATGCTGAAGCGCGTGAAGGTGTACGAGTCCTTCATCACCGGCGGCAAGGAAGGCTTCAACATCTTTCTGCAGGTCATGCCGTACATCGTCGCCATCCTGGTGGCGATCGGCATGTTCCGCATGTGCGGCGCGCTGGAATACCTTTCCGAGCTGCTGGCGCCCGCGACGCTATTGATCGGCATGCCGCCGGAGACACTGCCGGTCGCGCTGATGAAGCCGCTGTCCGGGTCCGGGTCGCTGGGGCTGGTCGCGGAGGTCGTCCAGGCCGCGCCCGACTCATTCACTGCCAAGGTCGCTTCGACCATGTTCGGCAGCACGGACACGACCTTCTATATCATCGCGCTGTACTTCGGCTCGGTGGGCATCAAGAAGATCCGCCACGCGATGGTCGCGGGGCTGATCGCCGATGCGGCCGGGCTGCTCGCCGCCGTCTGGATCTGTCACGCGGTATTCAAGTAA
- a CDS encoding pyridoxal phosphate-dependent aminotransferase, with protein MSISQIGRSIGESATLKLNEMAAVLRAKGEPVIHLGGGEPKSKPPMDALVTASALLNSGEIRYTPADGIPALKKAVIRYTEEYYGRQVAPENIICSGGAKQSIMVALQAILNPQEEVVYPAPYWVSYPEMAKLCGGVGVPVYSEDGTFYPRIQDIEAKVGQYTRAVIINSPNNPTGAMYPASFIAEIVEFCERRDLYLIMDDIYHRLIFDGRKPINCYEYAKKLDESSKLIVVNGVSKQYAMTGFRIGWAVANKKLIRVMTNIQSHQTSGPSALCQQAAVGALNGVQSSVESLRLTLENNRNVLVDRLKTFDGVKVPKPDGTFYCFADFSAYNKSSQKLAQLLLDKVRVLVMPGIEFGLDGYLRISYCGTIKDITEGIERMKWVLDPNAPNELYIGTRKLIRDW; from the coding sequence ATGAGTATTAGCCAGATTGGTCGATCCATCGGCGAATCCGCCACGCTGAAACTCAACGAAATGGCGGCCGTCCTGCGCGCCAAGGGTGAACCGGTCATTCATCTCGGCGGCGGCGAGCCCAAGAGTAAGCCCCCCATGGACGCGCTCGTCACGGCGTCGGCCCTGCTTAACTCCGGGGAGATCCGCTATACCCCCGCCGACGGCATCCCCGCCCTCAAGAAAGCGGTCATCCGCTACACCGAGGAGTACTACGGTCGACAGGTTGCGCCCGAGAACATCATCTGCTCCGGCGGCGCGAAGCAGTCGATCATGGTCGCCCTCCAGGCGATCCTGAACCCGCAGGAAGAGGTCGTCTACCCGGCGCCCTATTGGGTCAGCTACCCTGAGATGGCCAAGCTTTGCGGCGGCGTCGGCGTGCCGGTCTACTCCGAGGACGGGACCTTCTATCCGCGCATCCAGGACATCGAGGCCAAGGTCGGCCAGTACACGCGCGCCGTCATCATCAACAGCCCGAACAACCCGACCGGTGCGATGTACCCTGCCTCCTTCATCGCCGAGATCGTCGAGTTCTGCGAGCGGCGCGACCTGTACCTCATCATGGATGACATCTACCACCGGCTGATCTTCGACGGCCGCAAGCCGATCAACTGCTACGAATACGCGAAGAAGCTCGACGAAAGCTCGAAGCTGATCGTCGTCAACGGCGTGTCCAAGCAGTACGCGATGACGGGCTTCCGCATCGGCTGGGCGGTCGCGAACAAGAAGCTCATCCGCGTGATGACCAACATCCAGAGCCACCAGACGTCCGGGCCGTCCGCACTGTGCCAGCAGGCGGCCGTCGGCGCGCTCAACGGCGTGCAGTCCAGCGTCGAGAGCCTGCGCCTCACGCTCGAGAACAACCGCAACGTGCTGGTTGACCGGCTGAAGACGTTCGACGGCGTGAAAGTGCCCAAGCCCGACGGCACCTTCTACTGCTTCGCGGACTTCAGCGCCTACAACAAGAGTTCGCAGAAGCTGGCGCAGTTGCTGCTGGACAAGGTCCGCGTGCTGGTGATGCCGGGCATCGAGTTCGGCCTCGACGGCTACCTGCGCATCAGCTACTGCGGCACGATCAAGGACATCACCGAGGGCATCGAGCGCATGAAGTGGGTCCTCGACCCGAATGCGCCGAACGAGTTGTACATCGGGACGCGGAAGCTGATTCGCGACTGGTAG
- a CDS encoding Na+/H+ antiporter NhaC family protein, whose amino-acid sequence MSTKPGIEDAATAAARCRRRAGWSVTLLLAALALVAFSQIITRSAAPGVAASQPIAPGAFYGAWVLTPAIVTIVLAIVLRQVVPALAIGILLGAFMLVPFPPAGTSFGTGFVAGVQLSLEHYLVGALADHGHVKVIVFTLLIAGMVGVIAANGGTGAVVNAVARWGSTRRRGQVVTWFAGLIVFFDDYANAMIIGPAMRPVCDRLRISRAKLAYIVDSTAAPVSSLAVISTWIGYEIGCIQAGLDQLAARPDFLADVGGYQAFITSLPFRFYPILALVLVLLIGLLDRDFGPMLRAEREALRTSPMEPSAADGVVIGRAWWAIFPVVVLVVLTLVLLVLPGWRAVDWGMFQPPPGMGYALGAVHAVIGQADAFNPILYAGAAALLSAVVISLATGALTLPQTIDSATEAMSRLVPTLIVLVLAWTLSATMKDLQLAEVAVGLLRSAGFDDPFRLRALPVCIFAAACVVSFATGTSWGTMGILCPATVTIAAGLVPVLSPAEAQHVFYASVGAVLAGAVFGDHCSPISDTTVLSSLATGCTLESHVWTQMPYAVVVAAVSMLCGDVFVRYTDLPPWGGLLLGAVLLLVIVRVFGRQPTTS is encoded by the coding sequence ATGTCCACCAAACCTGGAATCGAAGACGCTGCGACCGCAGCCGCTCGTTGCCGGCGGCGCGCGGGCTGGTCCGTCACGCTGCTCCTCGCGGCGCTCGCCCTTGTCGCCTTCAGCCAGATCATCACACGCTCCGCGGCCCCTGGCGTCGCCGCTTCGCAGCCCATCGCGCCGGGCGCGTTCTACGGCGCGTGGGTGCTGACGCCCGCGATCGTCACGATCGTGCTCGCCATCGTCCTGCGGCAGGTCGTGCCGGCCCTCGCGATCGGCATACTGCTCGGGGCGTTCATGCTGGTGCCGTTCCCGCCCGCCGGCACGAGCTTCGGCACCGGCTTCGTGGCGGGCGTGCAACTCAGCCTCGAGCACTACCTCGTCGGCGCCCTCGCCGACCACGGGCACGTCAAGGTCATCGTGTTCACGCTGCTGATCGCCGGCATGGTGGGCGTGATCGCAGCGAACGGCGGCACGGGCGCGGTCGTCAACGCCGTCGCGCGCTGGGGTTCCACCCGCCGCCGGGGCCAGGTCGTCACGTGGTTTGCCGGCCTGATCGTGTTCTTCGACGATTACGCGAACGCGATGATCATCGGGCCGGCGATGCGGCCGGTCTGCGACCGGCTGCGCATCAGCCGGGCGAAGCTCGCGTACATCGTGGACTCGACCGCGGCCCCGGTGTCGTCGCTCGCCGTGATCAGCACGTGGATCGGCTACGAGATTGGCTGCATCCAGGCGGGGCTCGACCAGCTTGCGGCGCGGCCGGACTTCCTGGCCGACGTCGGCGGTTACCAGGCCTTCATTACGAGCCTGCCGTTTCGGTTTTACCCGATTCTGGCGCTGGTGCTGGTGCTGCTGATCGGGCTGTTGGACCGTGACTTCGGACCGATGCTGCGCGCGGAGCGCGAGGCGCTGCGCACATCGCCCATGGAACCAAGTGCCGCGGATGGCGTTGTCATCGGCCGCGCCTGGTGGGCGATTTTCCCGGTGGTGGTGCTCGTGGTGCTGACGCTGGTACTGCTCGTGCTGCCGGGGTGGCGAGCCGTCGACTGGGGCATGTTCCAGCCGCCACCGGGCATGGGCTACGCGCTCGGCGCGGTGCACGCGGTCATCGGCCAGGCCGACGCATTCAACCCGATCCTCTACGCGGGAGCGGCGGCCCTGCTGAGCGCAGTGGTGATCTCGCTGGCGACCGGGGCGCTCACGCTGCCGCAGACGATCGACAGCGCCACGGAGGCGATGTCGCGGCTGGTGCCGACGCTGATCGTGCTGGTCCTGGCGTGGACGCTGTCGGCGACGATGAAGGACCTGCAGCTCGCGGAGGTTGCCGTCGGGTTGCTGCGGTCCGCAGGCTTCGATGATCCGTTTCGGCTGCGCGCGCTGCCGGTGTGCATCTTTGCGGCGGCGTGCGTGGTGTCGTTCGCCACCGGCACGTCGTGGGGGACGATGGGCATTCTGTGCCCGGCGACGGTGACGATCGCGGCCGGGCTGGTGCCGGTCCTGTCGCCGGCGGAGGCCCAGCACGTGTTCTACGCGTCGGTGGGCGCGGTGCTGGCGGGCGCGGTGTTCGGCGATCACTGCTCGCCGATCAGCGACACGACGGTGCTTTCATCGCTGGCGACCGGCTGCACGCTGGAGAGCCACGTGTGGACGCAGATGCCGTACGCGGTCGTCGTGGCGGCGGTGTCGATGCTGTGCGGCGACGTGTTCGTGCGCTACACGGACCTCCCGCCGTGGGGCGGATTGCTGCTGGGCGCGGTGCTGCTGCTGGTCATCGTCCGGGTCTTCGGCCGTCAGCCGACGACGAGCTAA
- the pepF gene encoding oligoendopeptidase F, which produces MNRVPRMWARAAALCFATHVCVGYTAGQTAVPARAEIPARYRWDLSQSYADQAAWEADFARAQREVQELAASKVAAFENPEALRRLLMLRDDTRWRVDKLVVHASQLCDQDTRDNAAVALKNRAAALYVAYGKAVAWIEPALQATPEEQVQAWCRADKQLGVYRHYFDNVLRAKPHALPAREEELLALFGSLAANPEETFSTLLNSELRWPSIEDEEHQATQLSPARFDKFQRSTDRRVRKDAFFGGMSAYAQFQNTFASTFNGAVQRNLLYARARGFDSALDSVLFPDNLPAAVYANLVETTQRHLSLLHRWAALRKQTLGVDELHVYDLYQPLATGGAAEIKYDDAVALITAALQPLGPEYCTVVQQGFASRWVDVYESQGKRAGGYSWGSYDTPPYILVNYNGTPRDMSILAHELGHSLHSYFTHKTQPKAYGDYSGSVAEVASILNELLLEEYRLAHAATPAEKLRLVNEQIDNLIGTTFRQVLFAEFEYEAHALVQRGEAITAQRLGQLYLDTFHKYWGPDVARDAEHAVYWARIPHFYMNHYVFRYALAYCAAAALAENVLAEQPDARDAYLTLLRSGSSDYPLELLRKAGVDLTTPAPIEATMRRLERLLGEFERLQAAPG; this is translated from the coding sequence ATGAATCGGGTCCCGCGAATGTGGGCGCGTGCGGCCGCGCTGTGTTTCGCAACACACGTGTGCGTGGGGTACACGGCGGGCCAGACCGCCGTGCCGGCGCGGGCGGAGATCCCCGCGCGTTATCGGTGGGACTTGAGTCAGAGTTACGCGGACCAGGCGGCGTGGGAAGCGGACTTCGCGCGGGCGCAGCGGGAGGTGCAGGAGCTGGCGGCGAGCAAGGTCGCCGCGTTTGAGAACCCTGAAGCGCTGCGCCGGCTGCTGATGCTGCGCGACGATACCCGCTGGCGGGTGGACAAGCTGGTGGTGCATGCCAGCCAGCTCTGCGACCAGGACACGCGCGACAATGCCGCGGTCGCGCTCAAGAACCGCGCGGCGGCGCTCTACGTGGCGTATGGTAAAGCGGTCGCCTGGATCGAGCCGGCGCTGCAGGCCACGCCTGAGGAGCAAGTGCAGGCATGGTGCCGGGCTGACAAACAGCTCGGTGTCTACAGGCACTACTTCGACAATGTGCTGCGGGCCAAGCCGCACGCGCTCCCGGCGCGCGAGGAGGAGCTGCTGGCCCTGTTCGGCAGCCTGGCGGCTAATCCGGAGGAGACCTTCAGCACGCTCCTGAACAGCGAGCTGCGCTGGCCCTCGATCGAAGACGAAGAGCATCAAGCGACACAGCTCAGTCCGGCGCGCTTCGACAAGTTCCAGCGCTCGACCGACCGCCGGGTCCGGAAAGACGCGTTCTTCGGCGGCATGTCGGCTTACGCGCAGTTTCAGAACACGTTCGCGTCAACGTTCAACGGCGCGGTCCAGCGCAACCTCTTATATGCCCGCGCTCGCGGATTCGACAGCGCCCTGGATTCCGTGCTCTTCCCGGACAACCTGCCTGCAGCGGTCTACGCCAACCTGGTCGAGACCACGCAGCGGCACTTGTCGTTGCTGCACCGCTGGGCCGCACTGCGGAAGCAGACGCTCGGCGTCGATGAGCTGCATGTGTACGATCTGTACCAGCCCCTCGCCACCGGCGGCGCAGCGGAGATCAAGTATGATGACGCCGTGGCGTTGATCACGGCCGCGCTGCAACCGTTGGGGCCGGAGTACTGCACGGTGGTGCAGCAGGGATTTGCGTCGCGCTGGGTCGACGTGTACGAGTCGCAGGGGAAACGCGCCGGCGGATACTCGTGGGGCTCGTACGACACGCCGCCCTACATTCTGGTGAACTACAACGGCACGCCGCGCGACATGTCCATCCTGGCCCATGAGCTGGGGCACTCCCTGCACAGCTACTTCACGCACAAGACGCAGCCCAAGGCGTACGGCGATTACAGCGGGTCCGTCGCCGAGGTGGCGTCGATCCTCAACGAGCTGCTGCTGGAGGAATATCGGCTCGCCCATGCGGCGACGCCCGCAGAGAAGCTCCGGCTGGTCAACGAGCAGATCGACAACCTGATCGGGACGACGTTCCGGCAGGTCCTGTTCGCGGAGTTCGAGTACGAGGCGCACGCGCTCGTCCAGCGCGGCGAAGCGATCACGGCGCAGCGTCTGGGACAACTGTACCTGGACACGTTCCACAAGTACTGGGGGCCGGACGTGGCGCGCGACGCGGAGCACGCCGTGTACTGGGCGCGGATCCCGCATTTCTACATGAATCACTACGTGTTCCGGTACGCACTGGCGTACTGCGCCGCGGCCGCACTCGCCGAGAACGTGCTGGCCGAGCAGCCTGACGCGCGGGACGCGTATCTGACGCTGCTGAGGTCCGGCTCGTCGGACTATCCTCTGGAGCTGTTACGCAAGGCGGGCGTCGACCTGACCACGCCGGCCCCGATTGAGGCTACCATGCGCCGGCTGGAGCGTCTGCTCGGGGAGTTCGAGCGGCTGCAAGCCGCGCCGGGGTAG